In a single window of the Rhodamnia argentea isolate NSW1041297 chromosome 2, ASM2092103v1, whole genome shotgun sequence genome:
- the LOC115734205 gene encoding oxysterol-binding protein-related protein 1C isoform X1, producing MNPCCCVSPVSDHKPSPVLSSHLSMSSAATRSDPAVRLGNHFPNHGQSHSRSHSHARISCGDQNRLSQRSTPEAGMARMPSAREQPAVEVKVNDIVGNGISGMLYKWVNYGKGWRPRWFVLQDGVLSYYKIHGPDKIAVNQETERGSKVIGEESMRRASRTSHGRSQLRRKPFGEIHLKVSSIRESKSDDKRFSIFTGTKRLHLRAETREDRLTWMEALQAVKDMFPRMSNSELMAPMDNVAVSTEKLRQRLQEEGLREAAIVDSEQIMRSEFASLQSQLLLLKQKQWLLTDTLRQLETEKVDLENTVVDESQRQHIEHGAASISRQDKGSAEASATESDDDTERVDAAEEETDDEVHTFFDTRDFLSSSSFKSNESEFRRSSVSSDDGFYGADSEDEVDPSIKSVGTNFPYVKRRKKLPDPIEKEKGVSLWSMIKDNIGKDLTKVCLPVYFNEPLSSLQKCFEDLEYSYLIDRANEWGRRGNSLMRILNVAAFAVSGYASTEGRVCKPFNPLLGETYEADYPDKGVRFFSEKVSHHPMIVACHCEGTGWKFWGDSNLKSKFWGRSIQLDPIGILTVEFDDGEIFQWSKVTTSIYNLILGKLYCEHYGTMRIQGNRGYSCKLKFKEQSIIDRNPHQVHGIVQDRNGKTVATLFGKWDESMHYVHGDCSAKGKGIESLSEARLLWKRSRPPQFPTRYNFTRFAMTLNELAPGLKEMVPPTDSRLRPDQRHLENGEYEMANSEKLRLEQRQRQARNMQERGWKPQWFAKDKGSNTFRYLGGYWEAREKGNWESCPDIFGQIPSDQPLD from the exons ATGAACCCATGCTGCTGCGTCTCTCCAGTCTCCGATCACAAGCCCTCCCCGGTCCTTTCCTCCCACCTCTCCATGTCCTCCGCCGCCACCAGATCCGATCCGGCCGTCCGGCTTGGCAACCACTTCCCCAACCACGGCCAGAGCCACAGCCGCAGCCACAGCCACGCCAGGATCAGCTGCGGAGATCAGAACCGGCTCAGCCAGCGGTCAACGCCGGAAGCGGGGATGGCGCGGATGCCGTCGGCGAGGGAGCAGCCCGCGGTCGAGGTGAAGGTTAACGACATCGTGGGGAACGGCATATCGGGAATGCTGTACAAGTGGGTGAATTACGGTAAAGGCTGGAGGCCGAGGTGGTTTGTGTTGCAGGACGGGGTGTTGTCGTATTACAAAATACATGGACCTGATAAAATCGCGGTTAACCAGGAGACGGAGAGGGGATCGAAGGTTATAGGTGAAGAATCGATGAGGAGGGCCTCCAGGACTTCCCATGGCCGATCGCAGCTTCGGCGTAAGCCTTTCGGTGAAATTCATCTCAAG GTTTCATCTATCCGGGAAAGTAAGTCAGATGACAAGAGGTTTTCAATTTTCACGGGAACCAAAAGGCTTCACTTAAGGGCAGAGACGCGGGAAGATCGATTGACATGGATGGAAGCATTGCAGGCTGTCAAGGACATGTTTCCAAGAATGTCCAACAGTGAGCTCATGGCTCCAATGGACAATGTGGCTGTGTCAACTGAAAAGTTGAGGCAGAGGCTTCAGGAAGAGGGTTTGCGTGAGGCTGCCATTGTGGACAGCGAGCAGATTATGAGGAGTGAGTTTGCTTCTCTGCAGAGCCAGCTGCTGCTGCTTAAACAGAAGCAGTGGTTGCTTACTGACACTTTGCGGCAATTAGAG ACAGAGAAAGTGGATTTGGAGAACACTGTGGTTGATGAGAGCCAGAGACAGCACATTGAACATGGGGCTGCTTCCATTTCAAGGCAAGACAAGGGCAGTG CGGAAGCAAGCGCGACTGAATCAGATGATGATACTGAAAGAGTTGATGCTGCAGAAGAAGAAACAGATGACGAAGTCCATACTTTCTTTGATACTCGCGACTTTTTGTCATCTAGCTCTTTCAAAAGTAACGAATCTGAATTCCGGAGATCATCTGTCTCTTCAGATGATGGATTTTATGGAGCTGACTCAGAAGATGAAGTTGATCCCTCCATTAAATCCGTGGGCACTAATTTTCCTTATGTTAAAAGGCGCAAGAAGTTGCCTGATCCTATCGAAAAGGAGAAGGGCGTCAGTCTCTGGTCAATGATAAAGGATAACATTGGGAAAGATCTTACAAAAGTTTGTCTTCCTGTTTACTTCAATGAGCCCCTTTCTTCTCTGCAGAAGtgttttgaagatttggaatatTCATATCTCATTGACAGGGCCAACGAATGGGGTAGAAGG GGTAACAGCCTCATGAGGATTCTTAATGTTGCTGCTTTCGCTGTATCTGGATATGCTTCTACTGAAGGAAGAGTTTGCAAACCATTTAATCCATTATTGGGGGAGACCTATGAAGCTGACTATCCTGATAAAGGAGTCCGTTTTTTCTCAGAGAAG GTCAGTCATCATCCCATGATAGTGGCATGTCACTGTGAAGGAACTGGATGGAAATTCTGGGGAGACAGCAATTTAAAGAGCAAATTTTGGGGTCGGTCAATTCAGCTTGACCCAATTGGCATTTTGACCGTTGAATTTGATGACGGGGAAATTTTCCAATGGAGTAAG gtTACAACATCTATATACAATCTCATATTGGGAAAATTGTACTGCGAACATTATGGCACAATGCGCATTCAAGGAAATCGTGGCTATTCATGTAAGCTGAAATTCAAGGAACAGTCCATAATAGACAGAAATCCTCAccag GTGCATGGCATTGTCCAAGATAGAAATGGAAAGACAGTGGCAACTTTATTTGGTAAATGGGACGAAAGCATGCATTATGTGCATGGTGATTGTTCAGCAAAAGGCAAAGGAATTGAATCTCTGTCTGAAGCCCGACTCTTGTGGAAACGAAGCAGGCCTCCGCAATTTCCCACCAGATACAACTTTACACGCTTTGCCATGACTCTGAATGAGCTTGCTCCTGGACTTAAG GAAATGGTGCCACCTACAGATTCAAGACTTAGACCTGATCAGAGACATTTGGAAAATGGAGAGTATGAAATGGCAAACTCTGAAAAGTTAAGACTTGAACAACGTCAAAGACAG GCTCGCAATATGCAAGAGAGGGGCTGGAAGCCACAGTGGTTCGCGAAGGACAAGGGAAGCAACACGTTCCGTTACCTAGGTGGCTATTGGGAggcgagagagaaggggaattgggaatcatgtcctgatatttttggtcaaattccTTCAGATCAGCCACTCGATTGA
- the LOC115734205 gene encoding oxysterol-binding protein-related protein 1C isoform X2 encodes MNPCCCVSPVSDHKPSPVLSSHLSMSSAATRSDPAVRLGNHFPNHGQSHSRSHSHARISCGDQNRLSQRSTPEAGMARMPSAREQPAVEVKVNDIVGNGISGMLYKWVNYGKGWRPRWFVLQDGVLSYYKIHGPDKIAVNQETERGSKVIGEESMRRASRTSHGRSQLRRKPFGEIHLKVSSIRESKSDDKRFSIFTGTKRLHLRAETREDRLTWMEALQAVKDMFPRMSNSELMAPMDNVAVSTEKLRQRLQEEGLREAAIVDSEQIMRSEFASLQSQLLLLKQKQWLLTDTLRQLETEKVDLENTVVDESQRQHIEHGAASISRQDKGSEASATESDDDTERVDAAEEETDDEVHTFFDTRDFLSSSSFKSNESEFRRSSVSSDDGFYGADSEDEVDPSIKSVGTNFPYVKRRKKLPDPIEKEKGVSLWSMIKDNIGKDLTKVCLPVYFNEPLSSLQKCFEDLEYSYLIDRANEWGRRGNSLMRILNVAAFAVSGYASTEGRVCKPFNPLLGETYEADYPDKGVRFFSEKVSHHPMIVACHCEGTGWKFWGDSNLKSKFWGRSIQLDPIGILTVEFDDGEIFQWSKVTTSIYNLILGKLYCEHYGTMRIQGNRGYSCKLKFKEQSIIDRNPHQVHGIVQDRNGKTVATLFGKWDESMHYVHGDCSAKGKGIESLSEARLLWKRSRPPQFPTRYNFTRFAMTLNELAPGLKEMVPPTDSRLRPDQRHLENGEYEMANSEKLRLEQRQRQARNMQERGWKPQWFAKDKGSNTFRYLGGYWEAREKGNWESCPDIFGQIPSDQPLD; translated from the exons ATGAACCCATGCTGCTGCGTCTCTCCAGTCTCCGATCACAAGCCCTCCCCGGTCCTTTCCTCCCACCTCTCCATGTCCTCCGCCGCCACCAGATCCGATCCGGCCGTCCGGCTTGGCAACCACTTCCCCAACCACGGCCAGAGCCACAGCCGCAGCCACAGCCACGCCAGGATCAGCTGCGGAGATCAGAACCGGCTCAGCCAGCGGTCAACGCCGGAAGCGGGGATGGCGCGGATGCCGTCGGCGAGGGAGCAGCCCGCGGTCGAGGTGAAGGTTAACGACATCGTGGGGAACGGCATATCGGGAATGCTGTACAAGTGGGTGAATTACGGTAAAGGCTGGAGGCCGAGGTGGTTTGTGTTGCAGGACGGGGTGTTGTCGTATTACAAAATACATGGACCTGATAAAATCGCGGTTAACCAGGAGACGGAGAGGGGATCGAAGGTTATAGGTGAAGAATCGATGAGGAGGGCCTCCAGGACTTCCCATGGCCGATCGCAGCTTCGGCGTAAGCCTTTCGGTGAAATTCATCTCAAG GTTTCATCTATCCGGGAAAGTAAGTCAGATGACAAGAGGTTTTCAATTTTCACGGGAACCAAAAGGCTTCACTTAAGGGCAGAGACGCGGGAAGATCGATTGACATGGATGGAAGCATTGCAGGCTGTCAAGGACATGTTTCCAAGAATGTCCAACAGTGAGCTCATGGCTCCAATGGACAATGTGGCTGTGTCAACTGAAAAGTTGAGGCAGAGGCTTCAGGAAGAGGGTTTGCGTGAGGCTGCCATTGTGGACAGCGAGCAGATTATGAGGAGTGAGTTTGCTTCTCTGCAGAGCCAGCTGCTGCTGCTTAAACAGAAGCAGTGGTTGCTTACTGACACTTTGCGGCAATTAGAG ACAGAGAAAGTGGATTTGGAGAACACTGTGGTTGATGAGAGCCAGAGACAGCACATTGAACATGGGGCTGCTTCCATTTCAAGGCAAGACAAGGGCAGTG AAGCAAGCGCGACTGAATCAGATGATGATACTGAAAGAGTTGATGCTGCAGAAGAAGAAACAGATGACGAAGTCCATACTTTCTTTGATACTCGCGACTTTTTGTCATCTAGCTCTTTCAAAAGTAACGAATCTGAATTCCGGAGATCATCTGTCTCTTCAGATGATGGATTTTATGGAGCTGACTCAGAAGATGAAGTTGATCCCTCCATTAAATCCGTGGGCACTAATTTTCCTTATGTTAAAAGGCGCAAGAAGTTGCCTGATCCTATCGAAAAGGAGAAGGGCGTCAGTCTCTGGTCAATGATAAAGGATAACATTGGGAAAGATCTTACAAAAGTTTGTCTTCCTGTTTACTTCAATGAGCCCCTTTCTTCTCTGCAGAAGtgttttgaagatttggaatatTCATATCTCATTGACAGGGCCAACGAATGGGGTAGAAGG GGTAACAGCCTCATGAGGATTCTTAATGTTGCTGCTTTCGCTGTATCTGGATATGCTTCTACTGAAGGAAGAGTTTGCAAACCATTTAATCCATTATTGGGGGAGACCTATGAAGCTGACTATCCTGATAAAGGAGTCCGTTTTTTCTCAGAGAAG GTCAGTCATCATCCCATGATAGTGGCATGTCACTGTGAAGGAACTGGATGGAAATTCTGGGGAGACAGCAATTTAAAGAGCAAATTTTGGGGTCGGTCAATTCAGCTTGACCCAATTGGCATTTTGACCGTTGAATTTGATGACGGGGAAATTTTCCAATGGAGTAAG gtTACAACATCTATATACAATCTCATATTGGGAAAATTGTACTGCGAACATTATGGCACAATGCGCATTCAAGGAAATCGTGGCTATTCATGTAAGCTGAAATTCAAGGAACAGTCCATAATAGACAGAAATCCTCAccag GTGCATGGCATTGTCCAAGATAGAAATGGAAAGACAGTGGCAACTTTATTTGGTAAATGGGACGAAAGCATGCATTATGTGCATGGTGATTGTTCAGCAAAAGGCAAAGGAATTGAATCTCTGTCTGAAGCCCGACTCTTGTGGAAACGAAGCAGGCCTCCGCAATTTCCCACCAGATACAACTTTACACGCTTTGCCATGACTCTGAATGAGCTTGCTCCTGGACTTAAG GAAATGGTGCCACCTACAGATTCAAGACTTAGACCTGATCAGAGACATTTGGAAAATGGAGAGTATGAAATGGCAAACTCTGAAAAGTTAAGACTTGAACAACGTCAAAGACAG GCTCGCAATATGCAAGAGAGGGGCTGGAAGCCACAGTGGTTCGCGAAGGACAAGGGAAGCAACACGTTCCGTTACCTAGGTGGCTATTGGGAggcgagagagaaggggaattgggaatcatgtcctgatatttttggtcaaattccTTCAGATCAGCCACTCGATTGA